A DNA window from Vigna angularis cultivar LongXiaoDou No.4 chromosome 1, ASM1680809v1, whole genome shotgun sequence contains the following coding sequences:
- the LOC108343971 gene encoding pathogenesis-related protein 2: MAVFTFEDETTSPVAPATLYKALVKDADNIVPKAVDSFKSVEIVEGNGGPGTIKKISFLEDGETKFVLHKIEGIDEAKLGYNYSIVGGAALPNTAEKITIDTILSDGPNGGSVVKLSIKYHSKGDAPPNEDELKVGKAKSDALFKVIEAYLLANA, encoded by the exons ATGGCTGTTTTCACATTCGAGGATGAAACCACTTCTCCCGTGGCTCCTGCTACCCTTTACAAGGCTCTTGTGAAAGACGCCGACAACATCGTCCCAAAGGCTGTTGATTCCTTCAAGAGTGTTGAAATCGTTGAGGGCAACGGTGGCCCCGGAACCATCAAGAAGATCTCTTTCCTTGAGG ATGGAGAGACAAAGTTTGTGTTGCACAAAATAGAAGGAATAGACGAGGCTAAGTTGGGATACAACTACAGCATAGTTGGAGGTGCTGCATTGCCAAACACTGCAGAAAAGATTACCATCGACACCATACTGAGTGATGGCCCCAATGGAGGCTCAGTCGTAAAGCTGAGCATAAAATATCACAGCAAAGGAGATGCTCCTCCCAATGAAGATGAGCTCAAAGTTGGTAAAGCCAAGAGTGATGCTCTTTTCAAGGTCATTGAGGCTTACCTTTTGGCCAATGCTTGA